The sequence AAAAAAGAACAAATCGCAGGTAAGGGGCAGCTTAATAATCAGATTTCGTCTTTAATTTTTGAAAAATTAAATGCAGCTGGGGTTGCAACGCATTTTATTAAAAAGATTTCGGAAACAGAACAACTAAATAAAAAAGTTAAGATTATTCCGCTTGAAGTTGTTTTGCGTAATGTGACAGCAGGCTCTTTTTCCAAACGTTTTGGCGTTGAGGAAGGTATTCAGTTGGAGAAGCCAATTGTTGAATTTTACTACAAAAATGATGATTTGGATGATCCTTTTATTAATGATGAACATGTGAAATTTTTAAAGCTTGCTAATGATGAAGACATTGCCTATATTAAAGCTGAAACACGTCGGATAAACAAACTCTTGTCAGATTGGTTCCATCAAATCGGACTTAAATTAATTGATTTTAAATTGGAATTCGGTTTTGATAAAGATGGGAAAATTATCCTAGCAGATGAGTTTTCACCAGATAACTGTCGTCTTTGGGATGCGCAAGGGCATCACATGGACAAAGATGTCTTCCGAAGGGGATTAGGAGAATTAACGGCTGTGTATGAAATGGTATGGGAAAAATTGCAAGAACTTAAGTAAGGATTGAACATGGATAAACGTATTTTTGTTGAGAAAAAAGCTAACTTTGGTGTGAAGTCAGAGTCGCTGGTAAGAGAATTGACTCACAATTTGCAGTTAACATCTTTGAAAAACTTGCGTATTGTGCAGGTTTATGATGTTTTTAATTTGGAAGAAAGCCTATTTGCGCGTGCGCAGAAGTATGTCTTTTCTGAGCAGGTAACAGACACCATTTTAGATGAAGCAGCTGTGCAGGCGGATCTTAACAGCCATGCTTTTTTTACTATCGAAGCTTTGCCGGGTCAGTTTGATCAGCGGGCAGCAAGTTCACAAGAGGCTTTGCTCTTACTTGGCAGTGACAGCAAGGTAACGGTTAATACTGCCCAGCTTTATCTGGTTAATAAGGATATTGATGCAACTGAGTTGGAAGCGGTGAAGCATTATCTTTTGAATCCAGTTGATTCGCGTTTCAAAGATATTACCTTGCCTATTCGTCCGCAGGAATTTTCAGATTCTGACAAAACAATTCCAAATTTGGATTTCTTCAAGACTTATACAGCTGAAGATTTTGCGGTTTACAAGGCGGAGCAAGGTTTGGCTATGGAAGTGGATGACCTTGTTTTCATTCAAGATCATTTTAAATCAATTGGGCGCGTGCCAACAGAAACGGAATTGAAAGTTTTGGATACCTACTGGTCTGACCACTGCCGTCACACGACTTTTGAAACAGAATTGAAAAATATTAACTTTTCAGCTTCTAAGTTCCAAAACAATTGCAGGCGACTTACGACAAATATATTGCCATGCGTGACGAATTGGGACGTTCTAAAAAGCCACAGACGCTTATGGATATGGCGACGATCTTTGGTCGTTATGAGCGTGCCAATGGTCGCTTGGATGACATGGAAGTGTCGGATGAAATTAATGCCTGCTCGGTTGAAATTGAGGTAGATGTAGATGGTACCAAAGAACCTTGGCTGCTCATGTTCAAAAATGAGACCCATAATCACCCAACGGAAATTGAGCCTTTCGGTGGAGCTGCAACTTGTATCGGTGGTGCTATTCGTGACCCGTTGTCAGGTCGTTCTTATGTTTATCAGGCTATGCGTATATCAGGTGCAGGTGACATTACCACACCAATAGCAGAAACACGCACTGGGAAATTGCCGCAACAAGTCATTTCTAAAACGGCGGCGCACGGCTATTCGTCATACGGGAATCAAATAGGACTTGCGACTACCTATGTTAAAGAGTATTTCCATCTAGGCTTCGTTGCTAAGCGTATGGAGCTAGGTGCCGTTGTCGGTGCCGCACCAAAAGAAAATGTCGTTCGTGAAAAACCTAAAGCTGGGGATGTGGTCATCCTTCTTGGTGGAAAAACAGGCCGTGATGGTGTCGGTGGTGCTACAGGCTCATCTAAGGTTCAAACGGTTGAATCGGTTGAGACAGCAGGTGCCGAAGTGCAAAAAGGGAATGCTATTGAAGAGCGTAAGATTCAACGTCTTTTCCGCAATGGCAATGTTACTCGTCTCATCAAGAAATCAAATGACTTTGGTGCTGGCGGCGTCTGTGTGGCTATTGGTGAATTGGCAGATGGTCTTGAAATTGACCTTAACAAAGTGCCACTAAAATATCAAGGTCTTAACGGTACCGAAATTGCCATTTCTGAGTCACAAGAACGCATGTCTGTTGTTGTTCGTCCAAGTGATGTAGACACCTT comes from Streptococcus troglodytae and encodes:
- the purC gene encoding phosphoribosylaminoimidazolesuccinocarboxamide synthase; this translates as MAKELIYSGKAKDILTTEDENVIIAQYKDQATAFNGVKKEQIAGKGQLNNQISSLIFEKLNAAGVATHFIKKISETEQLNKKVKIIPLEVVLRNVTAGSFSKRFGVEEGIQLEKPIVEFYYKNDDLDDPFINDEHVKFLKLANDEDIAYIKAETRRINKLLSDWFHQIGLKLIDFKLEFGFDKDGKIILADEFSPDNCRLWDAQGHHMDKDVFRRGLGELTAVYEMVWEKLQELK